One genomic window of Rhizomicrobium sp. includes the following:
- a CDS encoding ATP-dependent DNA helicase has translation MASEPIPAREWRRLPALVPAPGGAVICDADGDCKRVGLDEARRLFRSGNALVAHAAFVSGRLKTPPAGALYDVLELFAFIRPGAPFIPSALGLARAMGLPIPHGPEEQAAALRETATGLIDLLHHAPEAARAQMRALAGTMERAGWRWARPILDVLGDAEGKATPIAGMETWRGLPEWEDSAAPDKPGSLPVTAGEARQRLAQLVGRMGELRPEQEAYTDAASYAFGPRETAGSPKVALVEAGTGVGKTLGYLAPASVWAEKNGPGLWISTYTRNLQRQIVQEIGHLYPDPEERAEKAVVRKGRENYLCLLNFEEAAKRTALAPGQRAVALGLIARWVGVTPDGDVSGAGFPAFLGASLPLSEVTDRRGECVYAACPHYRTCFIERAIRRARHAPIVVANHALVIAQAAQDWLAADETTDTPPERRVRYVFDEGHHLFDAADSGFAPLVSGMEMQDLRRWIRGPEGRARSRMRGLQERLRDLTQDDPAAQSALDECIAASGVLAGEGWMSRLHGGGPRGPGEMFLAAAYQHVRARSDDADSFYTLEADTQPLGDDVIAAARELSRGLKRLAAPLVRLAAVLRKQMDALSEELETYSRARIEAAARGLVWRGKFVVPTWIAMLDALEGERGAEFVDWFEIAREDGRDFDVGLERHWIDPTIPLANHVLAPAHGALITSATLRDISENGSGGEGVDDWQSAEVRTGAGHLPEPPRRASFGSPFKYARQARIFVVKDVNRRDIDQVSAAFRELFLAAGGGALGLFTAVRTLRAVEQRIAAPLADAGVTLYAQHVDKLDTGALVDLFRAEENACLLGTDALRDGVDVPGRSLRLAVFDKVPWPKPTILHKARRARFGKGYDDLLTRFRLKQAFGRLIRGAADKGCFVILEGATPTRLLSAFPPDAPVKRCGLAEAIGDIRAFLDGEEVTPAGRASITSP, from the coding sequence ATGGCCTCCGAACCGATTCCCGCGCGCGAATGGCGCCGCCTGCCCGCGCTTGTGCCGGCGCCGGGCGGAGCCGTTATTTGCGACGCCGACGGCGACTGCAAGCGCGTCGGCCTCGACGAGGCGCGGCGACTGTTCCGCTCGGGCAATGCGCTGGTCGCGCATGCGGCCTTCGTGTCCGGCCGGCTGAAGACGCCGCCGGCGGGAGCGCTCTACGACGTCCTCGAACTGTTCGCTTTCATACGGCCAGGCGCGCCGTTCATCCCGAGCGCGCTGGGACTGGCGCGCGCCATGGGCCTTCCCATCCCGCACGGGCCCGAGGAACAGGCGGCCGCGTTGCGCGAGACCGCGACCGGACTGATCGATCTTTTGCATCACGCGCCGGAAGCCGCGCGGGCGCAGATGCGCGCGCTGGCGGGCACGATGGAGCGCGCCGGCTGGCGCTGGGCGCGGCCGATCCTGGACGTGCTCGGCGATGCGGAAGGCAAAGCAACGCCGATCGCGGGCATGGAAACCTGGCGCGGGCTTCCCGAATGGGAAGACAGCGCGGCGCCCGACAAGCCGGGCTCGCTGCCGGTCACGGCCGGCGAAGCGCGGCAGCGCCTGGCGCAACTGGTGGGCCGCATGGGCGAGCTTCGCCCCGAACAGGAGGCCTATACCGACGCCGCGTCCTACGCCTTCGGGCCGCGCGAGACGGCGGGATCGCCGAAGGTCGCGCTGGTCGAGGCCGGCACCGGCGTCGGCAAGACGCTCGGCTATCTCGCGCCGGCCAGCGTGTGGGCGGAGAAGAACGGGCCGGGGCTGTGGATCTCGACCTATACGCGAAACCTCCAGCGCCAGATCGTGCAGGAGATCGGCCATCTCTATCCCGATCCGGAGGAGCGCGCCGAGAAGGCGGTGGTGCGCAAGGGGCGCGAGAATTATCTCTGCCTCCTGAACTTCGAGGAAGCGGCCAAGCGCACCGCGCTGGCGCCGGGGCAGCGCGCCGTCGCGCTGGGGCTGATCGCGCGCTGGGTCGGCGTGACGCCGGACGGCGATGTGTCGGGCGCGGGCTTTCCCGCCTTCCTCGGCGCCTCGTTGCCCTTGAGCGAAGTCACCGACCGGCGCGGCGAATGCGTCTATGCGGCCTGCCCGCACTACCGCACCTGCTTCATCGAGCGCGCCATCCGCCGCGCCCGCCACGCGCCGATCGTGGTGGCGAACCATGCGCTGGTGATCGCGCAGGCCGCGCAGGACTGGCTCGCCGCCGACGAGACGACCGATACGCCGCCGGAGCGGCGCGTGCGCTATGTGTTCGACGAAGGCCATCACCTGTTCGACGCGGCGGACTCGGGCTTCGCGCCGCTGGTCTCCGGCATGGAGATGCAGGATCTGCGGCGCTGGATCCGCGGGCCGGAAGGACGCGCGCGGTCGCGGATGCGCGGGCTTCAGGAACGCCTGCGCGACCTGACCCAGGACGATCCGGCAGCGCAGAGCGCGCTCGACGAGTGCATCGCCGCCTCCGGCGTGCTGGCGGGCGAAGGCTGGATGTCGCGGCTGCATGGCGGCGGCCCGCGCGGGCCGGGCGAGATGTTCCTCGCGGCGGCATACCAGCACGTGCGAGCACGCAGCGACGACGCCGACAGCTTCTACACGCTGGAAGCCGACACCCAGCCGCTTGGCGACGACGTGATCGCGGCGGCGCGCGAGCTGTCGCGCGGGCTGAAGCGGCTGGCGGCACCGCTGGTCCGATTGGCGGCCGTCCTGCGCAAGCAGATGGACGCGCTGAGCGAGGAATTGGAGACCTATTCCCGCGCCCGGATCGAGGCGGCGGCGCGCGGGCTGGTGTGGCGGGGCAAGTTCGTCGTGCCGACCTGGATCGCGATGCTCGACGCGCTGGAAGGCGAGCGCGGCGCGGAATTCGTCGACTGGTTCGAGATCGCGCGCGAGGACGGCCGCGATTTCGATGTCGGGCTGGAGCGGCACTGGATCGATCCGACGATCCCGCTGGCCAACCATGTGCTGGCGCCGGCGCATGGCGCGCTGATCACCTCCGCCACGCTGCGCGACATTAGTGAGAATGGAAGTGGGGGCGAGGGCGTCGACGACTGGCAGAGCGCCGAGGTGCGCACCGGCGCCGGCCATCTGCCCGAGCCGCCCCGGCGCGCCAGCTTCGGCTCGCCGTTCAAATATGCGCGGCAGGCGCGTATCTTCGTCGTCAAGGACGTCAACCGGCGCGACATCGACCAGGTGTCGGCGGCGTTCCGCGAGTTGTTCCTGGCGGCGGGCGGCGGGGCGCTCGGCCTCTTCACCGCGGTGCGCACGCTGCGCGCGGTGGAGCAGCGGATCGCCGCGCCGCTCGCCGATGCCGGCGTCACGCTCTATGCCCAGCATGTCGACAAGCTCGACACCGGCGCGCTGGTCGACCTGTTCCGCGCCGAGGAGAATGCCTGCCTGCTCGGCACCGATGCGTTGCGCGACGGCGTCGACGTGCCGGGCCGCTCGCTGCGCCTCGCGGTGTTCGACAAGGTGCCGTGGCCCAAGCCGACCATCCTGCACAAGGCGCGGCGGGCGCGCTTCGGC
- a CDS encoding helix-turn-helix domain-containing protein gives MARSQATTKRDGMAAARGAGRLRERILDVASGLFYREGVRAVGVDLVVERAGVAKTSLYRHFPTKDDLIAAFLDREDADFWRHWDEVAGRHGAAPKAELDAHMAWIGARIERPNYRGCPQINTAAEFADARHPARRVAARHKSELRRRLAALAKKLGARRPDELAQQLGFLIDGAFVSGQVAARGQATQTLQRAANALLAGAKAEA, from the coding sequence GTGGCAAGATCGCAGGCGACGACGAAACGGGACGGCATGGCCGCGGCGCGCGGCGCGGGGCGGCTGCGCGAGCGCATCCTCGACGTCGCCTCGGGGCTGTTCTACCGCGAAGGGGTGCGCGCCGTCGGCGTCGATCTGGTGGTCGAGCGCGCGGGCGTCGCCAAGACCAGCCTCTACCGGCACTTTCCCACCAAGGACGATCTCATCGCGGCGTTCCTCGACCGCGAGGACGCCGATTTCTGGCGCCATTGGGACGAAGTGGCCGGGCGCCATGGGGCTGCGCCGAAGGCCGAGCTCGACGCGCATATGGCGTGGATCGGGGCGCGGATCGAGCGGCCGAATTATCGCGGCTGCCCGCAGATCAACACCGCCGCCGAATTCGCCGACGCGCGCCATCCGGCGCGCCGCGTCGCGGCCCGCCACAAGAGTGAGCTGCGCCGGCGGCTGGCGGCGCTCGCGAAAAAGCTGGGCGCGCGGCGCCCGGACGAGCTGGCGCAGCAGCTCGGCTTCCTGATCGACGGCGCCTTTGTCAGCGGACAGGTCGCGGCCAGGGGACAGGCCACCCAGACGCTTCAGCGCGCCGCCAACGCCCTGCTCGCCGGCGCGAAGGCCGAAGCCTGA
- a CDS encoding saccharopine dehydrogenase NADP-binding domain-containing protein, whose translation MADSRNVAVYGAGGHTGRFVAAQLRRRGLRPILCGRDAEKLRAAAPGDAEIRVADIADAAALDRAFEGAAAVIHCAGPFLDTALPVLDAALRARIAYLDVAAEQASARAIFEGHGAAARAAGVAVVPAAAFYGGLADLLATAAMADWDGADAIDIAVALDGWKPTLGTRLTGRRNTVPRFVLSGGRFQDLADPAPARAWEFPPPFGSQEVVALPFTEIVTIAHHLNVSAIGSYMNLAPLREIGDPRTPGPAAVDAAGRSAQRFVMEVRVRKGARERRAVARGQDIYAITGPIAAEAASRILDGRNRTRGVTTLGAMFDAAEFLAALAADGLEVERA comes from the coding sequence ATGGCGGATTCCCGGAACGTGGCGGTCTATGGCGCGGGCGGGCACACCGGCCGTTTCGTGGCGGCGCAATTGCGCCGCCGCGGGCTGCGCCCGATCCTCTGCGGCCGCGATGCGGAAAAGCTGCGCGCCGCCGCGCCGGGCGATGCGGAGATCCGGGTCGCCGACATCGCCGATGCCGCCGCGCTGGACCGCGCCTTCGAGGGCGCGGCGGCGGTCATCCATTGCGCCGGCCCGTTCCTCGACACCGCCTTGCCGGTCCTCGACGCCGCGTTGCGCGCGCGGATCGCCTATCTCGACGTCGCGGCGGAGCAGGCATCCGCCCGGGCGATCTTTGAAGGCCATGGCGCCGCGGCGCGCGCGGCCGGCGTGGCGGTCGTGCCGGCCGCCGCGTTCTATGGCGGGCTGGCCGATCTGCTGGCGACGGCGGCGATGGCCGATTGGGACGGCGCCGACGCGATCGATATCGCCGTCGCGCTCGACGGCTGGAAGCCGACATTGGGCACGCGGCTGACCGGCCGGCGCAATACCGTTCCGCGCTTCGTCCTGTCCGGCGGGCGGTTCCAAGACCTCGCCGATCCGGCGCCGGCCCGCGCCTGGGAGTTTCCGCCGCCCTTCGGTTCGCAAGAAGTCGTCGCGCTGCCTTTCACCGAGATCGTCACCATCGCGCATCACCTGAACGTGTCCGCGATCGGCTCCTACATGAACCTTGCGCCGCTGCGCGAGATCGGCGATCCCCGGACGCCCGGCCCCGCGGCGGTCGATGCGGCGGGACGCTCGGCGCAGCGCTTCGTCATGGAGGTGCGCGTCCGCAAGGGCGCGCGGGAGCGCCGCGCGGTCGCGCGCGGCCAGGACATCTATGCCATCACCGGGCCGATCGCCGCCGAAGCCGCAAGCCGCATCCTGGACGGCCGCAACAGGACGCGAGGCGTCACGACGCTGGGCGCGATGTTCGACGCCGCCGAATTCCTGGCCGCGCTGGCGGCCGACGGATTGGAGGTCGAACGCGCCTGA